A genomic window from Pirellulales bacterium includes:
- a CDS encoding OB-fold nucleic acid binding domain-containing protein, whose product MPRRFVNQLGHQEAVDQIFLASQKQLRPNRNGNLYLQVELSDRTGSISARMWNASDSDYRNFDDGDFVRVEGTTQLYQGALQLIAANICKARYEEVEAADFMPLGPAEIDRLAIRVGELLRAMSNPQLVSLAECFLMDDEFMKRFMKSPAGVKNHHAYVGGLLEHVANLMEVVHRLTDLYPSIDPDMLLMGAFIHDMGKIYELNYERGFSYSDEGQMIGHVVMAIGMLEKKVAEAEKLSGEALCEETVLRLKHIIISHHGEYQYGSPKLPMTLEAVALHHLDNLDAKVHNFNQQMRDDPNVESPWTAYNQGLGRKLYKGNNYSSDPRPLASAE is encoded by the coding sequence ATGCCGAGGCGATTTGTCAATCAGTTGGGGCATCAGGAAGCGGTCGATCAGATTTTTCTCGCGTCGCAAAAGCAATTGCGACCGAATCGCAACGGCAATCTCTATCTGCAAGTCGAACTGTCGGACCGCACCGGTTCGATCAGCGCGCGGATGTGGAATGCCTCGGACTCGGATTATCGGAACTTCGACGACGGCGACTTTGTGCGCGTGGAAGGGACGACGCAGCTCTATCAAGGCGCACTGCAACTGATCGCCGCCAACATTTGCAAGGCCCGCTACGAAGAGGTCGAGGCGGCCGACTTCATGCCGCTCGGGCCCGCCGAAATCGATCGCCTGGCGATCCGCGTCGGTGAATTGCTGCGCGCGATGTCGAACCCGCAATTGGTTTCGCTGGCCGAGTGCTTCTTGATGGACGACGAGTTCATGAAGCGCTTCATGAAGTCTCCGGCCGGCGTGAAAAACCACCACGCCTACGTCGGCGGACTGCTGGAACACGTCGCCAACTTGATGGAGGTCGTGCATCGTCTGACGGACCTTTACCCTTCGATCGATCCCGACATGCTGTTGATGGGCGCGTTCATTCACGACATGGGGAAGATCTACGAGCTGAACTACGAGCGCGGCTTCAGCTACTCGGACGAAGGTCAGATGATCGGCCACGTCGTCATGGCCATCGGCATGCTGGAAAAGAAAGTCGCCGAGGCCGAAAAGCTTTCGGGCGAGGCCCTCTGCGAAGAGACCGTGCTGCGGCTCAAGCACATCATCATCAGCCACCATGGCGAGTATCAGTATGGCAGCCCGAAGTTGCCGATGACGCTCGAAGCCGTGGCGCTACACCACCTGGACAACCTCGACGCCAAGGTCCACAACTTCAATCAGCAGATGCGCGACGATCCGAACGTGGAGAGTCCCTGGACGGCTTATAACCAAGGGCTGGGGCGCAAGCTGTACAAGGGGAATAACTACTCGTCGGACCCCCGTCCGCTGGCCAGCGCCGAATAA